One Olleya sp. Hel_I_94 genomic window, TGCACCAATTGATTTGGAATTTGATAAAAAAGAAACCTTATTTATTGAAGATAAAAATCAATTTACTAATGATTCAAATATTAAATGGAATTACCACGTTGCACCTATCCTGATTAACAGTACAAACGATACATTGGTAATTGACCCATCCTTAGATAGAAAGAAACCAATAAAAATTCAAGAATGGTTAAATAAAATTGGAAATAGTGAAATAAGCAAATATACTTTTATAAATCCCCAGAATTATTTTTTTTATGTAAAAAAGAAAGATGATAAATTTACTAATGTAATAAGTGGTTGCTTTTATAAATATATCGATTACACAAAAAATAGTTTCACTCTTGAAAGAGGCTTAGCTCTGAATGACTTAGCAATTGAATATTATGATAAGTATATAAAAGATTTACAATCCGACAATAAAAATAAATTAGAAGATTTGAAATTAATCTTTGGAAACGCAAGTACCATTGGAAATATATTTGACTTTAAAAACGGGAACTATTCTAATGATGTAAAAGATGCCATAAACAGAAACGATAAAATTGTAAGAGAAGCTCATAAATCTTACAATGAAAGATTGGAATATTGGAAAAAGATTATAATAGAATTAGATAAATAACTCCCGCCAACACCGTGTATAATTCATTGCTAGTTATAGCCTACTTACGAAAGTCCTCGCGGACTTTCTATCTGTGATTTATTTGCTAACTTTAGTGCTTAAACACGCAACTAAATCATACACTAGACCGTTACCAAACATAAAAACCGAACCAGGAAATGCACTATAAATTGACAGAGGAAATTATTAAATTAAGTAATTCTGACATTTGGAGTAGTGCAAAACTTGAATGGAATTTTGAATACGCATATTATAGTGAAGAATTACAAAGATGTCTTTGTGGACATTATCCAATTAAAAATGTTTGTGTAATAAAAAACACTGACAATAAAAACGAAACAGAAGTTGGGAATTGTTGCGTAAATAAATTTTTAGGAATCGAAGATGGAAATAAAATTTTTACATCAATTAAGAAACTGAAAATAGACAAATCCAAAAGTATGAGTCCTGAA contains:
- a CDS encoding protein-glutamine glutaminase family protein; the protein is MKTIINLLFCFICFFTSAQEYIDLEKTEKYKCTWSNSLPETSNLDNLKKYDDLKIQEIFNELSYNSNIEFNYPQGGCQHRAHIMSMLLENKLNIEHSKVWLFAPIDLEFDKKETLFIEDKNQFTNDSNIKWNYHVAPILINSTNDTLVIDPSLDRKKPIKIQEWLNKIGNSEISKYTFINPQNYFFYVKKKDDKFTNVISGCFYKYIDYTKNSFTLERGLALNDLAIEYYDKYIKDLQSDNKNKLEDLKLIFGNASTIGNIFDFKNGNYSNDVKDAINRNDKIVREAHKSYNERLEYWKKIIIELDK